From the Saccharobesus litoralis genome, one window contains:
- a CDS encoding Ig-like domain-containing protein has product MKFETSRGLLLATVLMALAALTACGGGGGASSNNNNGADPSGGDKVEDTPQQPVNKKPIAHAQSKQVDQDKILALTLVGSDSDGIVSKYQISQQPSHGTLSGSGSSYSYDPNDDFTGTDSFMFTVTDDKGAVSTAAKVTINVMAVQQPDTPPVLPPISGRYIYVAPDGNNANTGDESMPYQTISQAVNQAVSGDVILVRAGTYREKVSISNKQNIAIKAYGYELVTISGADLITSSWSEDPNKPGVFKTSLNSNSIETDYTQVFVDGKFQQMARYPDNISGEMMKPMDPQSGYAIITNASKPAGSSSRSTVTFTAHGGIGEIPNVTFTDEAVVRGLIGKLRNNIFSASSDGAAIQREDSRLLSFKGTNNGYWKGNDAYSSPEGFGFIFDLAVLDRAGEWFYSRDNNELYYKPASGSMNSLTVEAKKRKWAIQLSNSHNITLENIHVKAAAMQVDSSDDLHVTGCSFQYLHPFLYRRSYGVLKEGIVIDNSDNGVYENSLIAHTWGSGIILNSGNNNKIHNNIIEDIGWLGQFTVAIFNEANNTEISQNTMGRASRFHIRTTKSVKSTITDNHMFEAMAMGEDAGVIMMTSTAKTNYLDLKGTEIAYNKIHDIHGIPAMDIKPSYNRQTVKAFYLEDVDNYTVHHNLVFNVSGAGYTRKTPGTAVQPDGSMIYLGPRARSMTRPVNYFNNTFYNYDSFMNIWHHSDKDKDIHGLIADGNFKNNIMMAGKAHKLGGTYMTITLPNYSSSATGSISKIEETSLADYVAEIANPPYGYTIKQSHNTELSQAEFSQVFENPTSHNFRLKSGVDETSNGTSIVGITGSAPIARGAWEGDTLADKDRVFNAGASIKRSDFPVAY; this is encoded by the coding sequence ATGAAATTTGAAACATCACGTGGTCTGCTGTTGGCAACAGTACTCATGGCGTTAGCGGCGCTAACAGCGTGCGGTGGAGGCGGTGGTGCGTCTAGTAACAATAATAATGGTGCTGATCCTAGTGGAGGAGATAAGGTTGAAGATACACCGCAGCAACCCGTTAATAAAAAGCCAATAGCGCACGCTCAATCTAAACAAGTCGACCAAGATAAAATATTGGCGCTGACGTTGGTTGGTAGTGATAGCGATGGCATTGTGTCTAAGTATCAAATAAGCCAGCAACCGAGTCATGGTACGTTAAGCGGTTCAGGCAGCAGTTATAGCTATGATCCGAATGATGACTTTACTGGCACTGATTCTTTTATGTTTACGGTTACCGATGATAAAGGCGCTGTGTCTACTGCAGCCAAAGTCACCATCAATGTGATGGCGGTGCAACAACCCGATACGCCACCTGTATTGCCACCAATTAGTGGTCGCTATATTTATGTTGCACCTGATGGTAATAACGCCAATACCGGTGACGAGAGTATGCCATATCAAACAATTAGCCAAGCAGTAAATCAAGCGGTAAGTGGCGATGTCATTTTAGTGCGCGCTGGTACCTATCGTGAAAAAGTGTCGATTAGCAATAAACAAAATATTGCCATCAAAGCTTATGGCTATGAGCTTGTTACTATATCCGGAGCGGATCTCATCACCAGCAGTTGGAGCGAAGACCCAAACAAGCCAGGGGTGTTTAAAACCAGCTTGAATAGCAATTCGATAGAGACGGATTACACCCAAGTATTTGTTGATGGTAAATTCCAACAAATGGCGCGCTATCCGGACAATATTAGCGGCGAAATGATGAAGCCAATGGATCCGCAAAGTGGTTACGCCATTATCACTAATGCGAGTAAGCCTGCTGGCAGCTCTTCGCGCTCGACGGTTACCTTTACCGCGCACGGCGGCATCGGCGAGATCCCCAATGTTACTTTCACTGACGAAGCCGTAGTACGTGGCTTAATTGGCAAATTGCGCAACAATATCTTTTCTGCCTCAAGTGATGGTGCGGCTATTCAGCGTGAAGACAGCCGCCTTTTAAGCTTTAAAGGCACTAATAATGGCTATTGGAAAGGCAATGATGCCTATAGCTCACCGGAAGGTTTTGGTTTCATTTTTGATTTAGCCGTATTAGATCGTGCTGGGGAATGGTTTTATAGCCGCGATAATAATGAGCTGTATTACAAGCCAGCTAGCGGTTCAATGAATAGCTTAACGGTTGAAGCTAAAAAACGTAAATGGGCGATCCAACTCAGCAATTCACACAATATCACTTTAGAAAATATTCATGTTAAAGCGGCTGCAATGCAGGTTGATAGCTCGGATGATTTACATGTAACAGGTTGTTCATTCCAGTATTTACATCCGTTTTTATATCGTCGCAGCTATGGTGTTCTTAAAGAAGGTATCGTTATTGATAACTCTGATAATGGTGTGTATGAAAACAGCTTAATTGCCCATACTTGGGGTAGCGGTATTATTTTAAATTCGGGTAACAATAATAAAATTCATAACAATATCATTGAAGATATCGGTTGGTTAGGGCAGTTTACCGTCGCGATTTTTAACGAAGCCAATAATACCGAAATTAGTCAAAACACCATGGGGCGCGCGTCGCGTTTTCATATCCGCACCACTAAGTCGGTTAAGTCGACCATCACCGATAACCATATGTTTGAAGCCATGGCGATGGGGGAAGATGCCGGTGTGATCATGATGACAAGTACTGCTAAAACCAATTATCTCGATCTAAAAGGCACAGAGATCGCCTACAACAAAATCCATGATATTCATGGTATTCCAGCTATGGATATCAAGCCCAGCTACAACCGCCAAACGGTCAAGGCCTTCTATTTGGAAGACGTCGATAATTACACTGTGCATCATAACTTGGTGTTCAACGTCAGTGGTGCTGGCTATACGCGAAAAACGCCGGGCACCGCAGTGCAGCCCGATGGCAGCATGATTTACTTAGGGCCAAGAGCACGCAGCATGACGCGCCCAGTTAATTACTTCAATAATACTTTTTACAACTACGATAGCTTTATGAACATTTGGCATCATTCGGATAAAGATAAGGATATTCACGGTTTAATTGCTGACGGTAACTTTAAAAACAATATTATGATGGCGGGCAAAGCGCATAAGCTGGGCGGCACGTATATGACTATTACCTTACCTAATTACAGTTCATCTGCTACAGGTAGTATTTCGAAAATTGAAGAGACTAGTTTAGCTGACTATGTCGCTGAAATTGCTAACCCGCCATACGGTTACACCATCAAACAATCGCACAATACTGAGTTGAGCCAAGCTGAATTTAGCCAAGTATTTGAAAACCCAACCAGTCACAATTTTAGGTTGAAAAGTGGAGTAGATGAAACCTCCAACGGTACATCAATTGTGGGTATTACCGGTTCAGCACCGATTGCCCGCGGCGCGTGGGAAGGTGATACGTTAGCGGATAAAGACAGAGTGTTTAACGCTGGTGCCAGTATAAAACGTAGTGATTTTCCGGTGGCGTATTAG
- a CDS encoding glutathione S-transferase family protein — translation MTDLNFYTSPNSRGSIVRWLLEELGVPYQTTVMASGTTRQDAEFLTINPMGKVPALVHGDVVVTEAAAICLYLADIFPDVGLAPKPSNRGDYYRWLLFAAGPLEAAMTNNMLGVTVPDELSQSIGYGSYARVLDTLENALAGKDYLAGNKFSALDVYMGSQIGMGMLFGLIEKRPAFEAYWQRLIQRPAYIRAQELDARIDTDS, via the coding sequence ATGACAGATCTTAATTTTTACACCAGCCCTAATTCGCGTGGCAGTATTGTGCGTTGGCTATTAGAAGAGCTGGGTGTTCCTTACCAAACTACAGTAATGGCATCTGGCACAACACGCCAAGATGCTGAATTTTTAACAATAAACCCTATGGGTAAAGTACCCGCTTTGGTGCATGGTGACGTTGTGGTTACTGAAGCTGCGGCTATTTGTTTATATTTGGCTGATATATTTCCTGATGTTGGATTGGCACCAAAACCATCAAATCGTGGTGATTATTATCGTTGGTTACTGTTTGCAGCTGGGCCTTTGGAAGCGGCGATGACCAATAATATGTTAGGTGTAACTGTACCCGATGAATTAAGCCAGTCGATTGGTTATGGTAGTTACGCCAGAGTGTTAGATACACTTGAAAATGCGCTAGCGGGAAAAGACTATCTAGCTGGCAACAAATTTTCCGCACTGGATGTGTATATGGGTTCGCAAATCGGTATGGGGATGTTGTTTGGCTTAATTGAAAAACGCCCAGCGTTTGAAGCCTATTGGCAACGGCTCATTCAACGGCCTGCTTATATTCGCGCGCAAGAATTAGATGCGAGAATAGATACTGATAGTTAA
- a CDS encoding discoidin domain-containing protein codes for MLTKQSFLLSSILLALGFSSANAAEPVNITASSHDGNVPENTADNDLATRWSANGAGEYIEYDLGDSFSVDSIDIAFYKGDQRSATFDVLTSEDASNWTTVFSGVQAESTTALQNIALTSSDAQFVRIVGYGNSANSWNSITEVDINTSAIDNGGDGNGENGGTGQIVATASSDDGNIADNVLDGDLNTRWSSLGHGEWLELDLGVSQQVGTVSIAFFKGDQRSANFDIETSDDGNSWTTSLAGATSNGSSTNLEDFAIPTTDARYVRFVGFGNSANNWNSITEMAVSPDGGTDGNGDDGGNGNGDGNGDGNGNDGGATGGDVDPVTGATLNATVDNFSDVLATASAGDEIVVTGSGELTISNYDFSYPVLVRAASLGSVTLTNATIKNTNNVTLHGFVFGPSTESTLLKIVNSTNIKVLRNSFDHKDVANSQSSIVTTQASDSISIGYNEFKNKNIDDVNGSKITGSFIKTQFDDPLMTKNLHVYRNHFNFIAPFETGGAPAGDSDREAIAMGIADSQDVITNNIVEYNLFENCDGENEIITVKTSNNTFRHNTFKNSMGSLSFRLGSNNKAYGNYFYGVGASVEVSDENYQTGGIRVYGSGHEIYDNYMEGLSGISWRRPILIDSGDTSDSTGNDSHEVSSNIQVYNNTIVDSVGGGIHLGGDRYNKMPFNITVDGNTVVSSQGILFNNVADDASNIWSNNQAYATGDAIAVDGGALSSSQVQVLSSQPTINKPTPLTASDVGPNAPYVE; via the coding sequence ATGTTAACTAAGCAATCGTTTTTATTAAGTTCAATACTGCTCGCTTTAGGTTTCAGTTCGGCTAATGCGGCTGAACCCGTCAATATAACCGCCAGTAGTCATGATGGAAATGTACCTGAAAATACCGCTGATAATGATCTTGCTACGCGTTGGTCGGCCAACGGTGCAGGTGAATATATAGAGTATGATTTAGGTGACAGTTTTTCAGTTGATTCGATTGATATTGCTTTTTACAAAGGTGATCAACGCAGTGCTACGTTTGATGTGCTAACGTCAGAAGACGCATCGAATTGGACGACGGTATTTAGTGGTGTTCAAGCTGAAAGTACCACAGCACTACAGAACATTGCGCTAACCAGTTCAGATGCTCAATTTGTTCGTATAGTGGGTTACGGTAATAGTGCCAATAGCTGGAATAGTATTACTGAGGTGGACATTAATACTTCAGCTATTGATAACGGCGGCGATGGTAATGGTGAGAATGGCGGCACAGGTCAGATTGTAGCAACTGCCAGCAGCGATGATGGCAATATTGCTGACAACGTTCTCGATGGTGATTTAAATACTCGTTGGTCTTCTTTAGGTCATGGTGAATGGTTAGAACTGGATTTAGGTGTTAGCCAACAAGTTGGTACCGTAAGTATTGCATTCTTTAAAGGCGATCAACGCAGCGCTAATTTTGATATTGAAACTAGCGACGACGGCAATAGCTGGACAACCTCTCTTGCTGGCGCAACTAGCAATGGCTCATCAACGAATTTAGAAGATTTTGCTATTCCAACAACCGATGCTCGTTACGTACGCTTTGTAGGCTTTGGTAACAGTGCCAACAATTGGAATTCAATTACCGAGATGGCAGTCAGCCCAGACGGCGGTACTGACGGCAACGGTGATGACGGCGGAAATGGCAACGGTGACGGAAATGGAGACGGAAACGGCAACGATGGCGGTGCAACAGGTGGTGATGTTGATCCGGTAACCGGTGCAACCTTAAATGCCACGGTCGATAACTTTAGTGATGTATTAGCAACGGCTTCAGCAGGTGACGAAATTGTTGTGACAGGTTCAGGTGAGTTAACCATATCTAACTATGATTTTAGTTATCCGGTTCTTGTGCGTGCGGCCAGCCTAGGTAGTGTCACCTTAACTAACGCTACCATTAAAAACACTAACAATGTCACCTTACATGGCTTTGTATTTGGACCATCAACAGAAAGTACCTTATTAAAAATTGTCAATTCAACCAATATCAAGGTATTAAGAAATAGCTTTGATCACAAAGATGTTGCCAATAGTCAGTCGTCAATTGTTACGACCCAAGCCAGTGACAGCATTTCAATTGGTTACAACGAATTTAAAAACAAAAATATTGATGATGTGAATGGTTCAAAAATTACCGGTAGCTTTATCAAAACTCAGTTTGATGATCCGTTAATGACCAAAAACCTGCATGTTTATCGTAACCACTTTAACTTTATCGCCCCGTTCGAAACAGGCGGCGCACCTGCTGGCGATTCAGATCGTGAAGCGATAGCGATGGGCATTGCCGACTCGCAAGACGTGATCACCAACAATATTGTTGAGTATAATCTGTTTGAAAACTGTGACGGTGAAAATGAAATTATCACGGTTAAAACGTCCAACAATACGTTCCGCCATAACACCTTTAAAAACTCAATGGGCTCGCTGTCGTTCCGTTTAGGTTCAAACAATAAAGCTTACGGTAACTACTTCTATGGTGTTGGGGCTAGTGTTGAAGTGAGTGACGAAAACTACCAAACCGGTGGTATTCGTGTGTATGGTTCAGGTCATGAAATCTATGACAACTATATGGAAGGCTTATCGGGTATTAGCTGGCGTCGTCCTATTTTAATTGATTCCGGTGATACGTCAGACAGTACGGGTAACGATAGTCATGAAGTATCGAGCAACATTCAAGTCTACAACAATACCATTGTCGACAGTGTTGGTGGTGGCATTCACTTGGGTGGCGATAGATACAATAAAATGCCATTTAATATCACGGTTGATGGTAATACTGTTGTTAGTAGCCAGGGGATCTTGTTTAACAATGTTGCAGATGATGCGTCTAATATCTGGTCAAATAACCAAGCTTATGCAACGGGCGATGCGATTGCCGTTGATGGCGGTGCTTTAAGCTCATCGCAAGTACAGGTATTAAGCTCGCAACCAACTATTAATAAACCGACACCGCTAACGGCTAGCGATGTAGGGCCAAATGCGCCGTATGTTGAATAA
- a CDS encoding discoidin domain-containing protein encodes MLTKQSFLMSSILLAFGISSANAANPVNVTASSHDGNVPQNTLDNDLGTRWSANGDGEYIEYDLGANFSIDSLDIAFFKGDQRSATFDVLTSADATNWTTVFSGVQSQSTASQQNVALTSSEGQFVRIVGYGNSANTWNSITEVDINTSAVDNGNNGGGDPVTITATASADDGNVAANVLDNDLNTRWSANGNGAWLQLDLGAVQPVGTVNIAFFKGDQRSTYFDIETSVDGSSWTKVLTSATSAGNTTALEPFSVVTSEARYVRYVGQGNSSNTWNSLTEITISADGGSNGDNGGGDNGGGDNGGGDNGGGDNGGGTAQYPSDLMRNYNQWKITYPDGVEDKTLYQATNEYFYVNDAKDGIVFYAPVRSNNGTTPNSSYIRSELREREADGSKDIYWTTDGKHVVYAKQAITHLPIVKSHLVATQIHGNKEAGIDDSLVLRLEDEHLFLSFNGGKLRSNVTVKTDYVLGTTHEVMFEVIDGKHYVYYSEDGNLASAYAAGNASQYLVKDGSNDYLMDLSYGESYFKIGNYTQSNSEKEGSYTDDPDNYGEVVVYDFWVDHQ; translated from the coding sequence ATGCTTACTAAGCAGTCATTCTTAATGAGCTCAATTCTTTTAGCTTTTGGTATTAGTTCTGCCAATGCAGCTAATCCAGTTAACGTTACTGCCAGCAGTCATGACGGTAATGTTCCGCAAAATACGTTAGATAATGATTTAGGTACTCGCTGGTCTGCAAACGGTGACGGCGAATATATTGAGTATGATTTGGGGGCGAATTTCTCTATCGACTCGCTTGATATTGCTTTTTTCAAAGGCGATCAACGCAGCGCTACGTTTGATGTATTAACGTCTGCTGATGCCACTAACTGGACGACAGTGTTCAGTGGCGTGCAAAGTCAAAGTACTGCAAGCCAACAAAATGTTGCATTGACTAGCTCTGAAGGCCAATTTGTTCGAATCGTGGGCTATGGTAACTCAGCTAACACTTGGAACAGCATTACCGAAGTCGATATTAATACGTCTGCGGTTGATAATGGCAACAATGGTGGCGGTGACCCAGTCACGATCACTGCGACGGCAAGTGCTGATGATGGCAACGTTGCAGCAAACGTATTAGACAATGATTTAAATACACGTTGGTCTGCTAATGGTAACGGTGCTTGGTTACAGTTGGATCTTGGTGCTGTTCAGCCTGTTGGTACAGTCAATATTGCATTCTTTAAAGGTGATCAACGTAGCACTTACTTTGATATTGAAACCAGTGTTGATGGTTCAAGCTGGACTAAAGTATTAACCAGCGCGACTAGTGCGGGTAATACAACGGCTTTAGAGCCTTTCTCGGTTGTGACAAGTGAAGCTCGCTATGTTCGTTATGTGGGTCAAGGTAATAGCTCAAATACCTGGAACTCGTTAACTGAAATAACAATTAGCGCTGATGGTGGCTCTAATGGTGATAACGGCGGTGGTGATAATGGTGGCGGAGATAATGGTGGCGGAGATAATGGTGGCGGAGATAATGGTGGTGGCACAGCACAATACCCATCTGATCTAATGCGTAACTATAATCAATGGAAGATCACTTACCCTGACGGTGTTGAGGATAAAACCTTATATCAAGCGACTAATGAGTACTTCTACGTAAACGACGCTAAAGACGGCATTGTTTTTTACGCACCGGTTAGAAGTAACAATGGTACAACGCCTAACTCTAGCTATATTCGTTCTGAATTACGTGAGCGTGAAGCTGATGGCAGCAAAGACATCTATTGGACAACAGATGGCAAGCATGTGGTTTATGCAAAACAAGCGATTACGCATTTACCTATTGTTAAGAGCCATTTAGTTGCGACGCAAATCCATGGTAACAAAGAAGCAGGTATTGATGATTCATTAGTACTTAGATTGGAAGACGAGCATCTATTCCTTAGCTTTAATGGCGGTAAGCTTCGCAGCAATGTGACGGTTAAAACCGACTATGTGTTAGGTACAACGCACGAGGTTATGTTCGAAGTTATCGATGGTAAGCACTATGTTTACTACAGTGAAGACGGCAACCTAGCAAGTGCATATGCCGCTGGCAATGCGTCACAATACTTAGTTAAAGATGGCTCAAACGACTACTTGATGGATCTTAGCTATGGCGAGTCCTACTTTAAAATAGGTAACTATACGCAAAGTAATTCTGAAAAAGAGGGAAGCTATACAGATGATCCTGATAACTATGGTGAAGTGGTTGTTTACGATTTCTGGGTAGACCATCAATAA
- a CDS encoding right-handed parallel beta-helix repeat-containing protein, with amino-acid sequence MGKNIGKLALSALTLSLISTPILAKTIHVSTTGSDSATGAWDKPYQTISHAVNQAVSGDTVLIQGGTYREEVKIENKNNITIKGHDPHQITISGANEVNTIWSEDQYRPGVFKAWLDSNQVETDYTQVFVNGKFEQMARFPDNITGEMLNPMDQKSGYAVIANGSKPQGTNVRSNVTFTWHNGTTPLPNVTFTDEAIVRGLIGKLRNNIFSASKDGADIRNEGHRLLSFIGTNNGPWKNEAAYTAHEGFGYIFDLSVLDRAGEWFYKRNQNVLYYKPANGTMNGLTVEAKRRKWGIRVINSDNIKIENIDVVAAQMEVTNSDDLHVNACSFQYMTPFVYRRDYGVLKEGIVINNSDNGLYENNLIGHTWGSGVILESGQNNTLNNNIIEDIGWLGQFTVSLWNTAENTTITQNTFGRTGRFHIRTTEHVKSTITDNDFFEAMAMGEDAGAIMMTSTAKSVPLDLKDTVIAWNRIHDINGIPAMDSDRFNYSRTTVKALYMEDVNNYTVHHNFIYNINATPYDRVTQGKPVEPDGKPIYLGPRTKHMDKKVHYFNNTFYNYDDFMNIWHMEDPDLNLGGHMSNGSFRNNIMMSGKKYYFKGDYAEITDTSTHKAIQGGNISRIEETSIYDFAQEIAKAPYFYTLHTGTNTAFSESQYSSNFVNPSTGDFSLFTGSAQNSNGAAINGITGGSPVERGAWEGETQWQRDRIFRAGATISATDFPVY; translated from the coding sequence ATGGGAAAAAACATAGGCAAACTGGCTTTGTCAGCACTAACACTGTCGCTAATTTCAACGCCGATTTTGGCCAAAACTATCCATGTTTCAACCACGGGTAGTGACTCAGCCACTGGTGCTTGGGACAAGCCATACCAAACCATTAGTCATGCGGTTAATCAGGCGGTCAGTGGCGATACCGTATTAATTCAGGGCGGTACGTATCGCGAAGAAGTTAAAATCGAAAACAAAAACAACATTACGATTAAAGGCCATGATCCGCATCAAATCACCATCTCAGGTGCCAACGAAGTTAATACCATTTGGAGTGAAGACCAATATCGTCCCGGCGTATTTAAAGCTTGGTTAGACAGTAATCAGGTGGAAACTGACTACACCCAAGTTTTCGTCAACGGTAAGTTCGAACAAATGGCACGTTTCCCCGACAATATCACGGGTGAAATGCTAAACCCTATGGATCAAAAAAGTGGCTATGCGGTGATCGCCAATGGTTCTAAACCTCAGGGTACTAATGTTCGCTCCAACGTAACGTTTACTTGGCATAACGGTACTACGCCACTACCAAACGTAACTTTCACAGACGAAGCTATAGTACGTGGTCTTATCGGTAAACTAAGAAACAACATATTTTCAGCCTCAAAAGATGGCGCTGATATTAGAAACGAAGGCCATCGCTTACTAAGTTTTATCGGCACCAATAATGGTCCTTGGAAAAACGAAGCGGCTTATACTGCGCATGAAGGGTTTGGCTATATATTCGATTTAAGCGTGTTAGACAGGGCAGGCGAGTGGTTCTATAAACGCAATCAAAATGTTCTCTATTACAAGCCCGCTAACGGCACAATGAATGGCTTAACAGTGGAAGCTAAGCGCCGTAAATGGGGCATTAGAGTTATCAATTCAGACAATATTAAAATCGAAAATATTGACGTGGTGGCTGCGCAAATGGAAGTCACGAATTCGGATGATCTGCACGTCAATGCCTGTTCATTTCAATATATGACACCGTTTGTTTATCGTCGCGATTACGGTGTATTAAAAGAAGGTATTGTTATTAACAACTCGGATAACGGCTTATACGAAAACAATTTAATTGGCCATACTTGGGGCAGTGGCGTTATTCTAGAGTCAGGGCAAAACAATACGCTTAACAACAATATTATCGAAGATATTGGTTGGTTAGGTCAGTTTACCGTATCGCTTTGGAATACAGCGGAAAATACCACCATTACCCAAAATACCTTTGGCCGTACAGGGCGCTTCCATATCCGTACCACTGAGCATGTTAAATCTACCATCACAGACAATGACTTTTTTGAAGCCATGGCGATGGGTGAAGATGCGGGTGCCATTATGATGACTAGCACCGCGAAAAGTGTGCCGCTTGATTTAAAAGATACGGTTATCGCCTGGAACCGCATTCACGATATTAACGGTATACCGGCCATGGACTCAGACCGCTTTAACTACAGCCGTACTACGGTCAAAGCGCTATATATGGAAGACGTAAATAACTATACGGTACATCATAATTTTATCTACAACATTAACGCGACCCCTTATGACAGGGTTACCCAAGGTAAGCCAGTTGAACCTGATGGTAAACCCATTTACCTAGGACCACGCACCAAGCATATGGATAAAAAGGTCCACTACTTCAATAATACCTTTTACAACTACGACGATTTTATGAATATCTGGCACATGGAAGATCCAGACTTAAACTTAGGTGGTCATATGTCCAACGGCAGCTTTAGAAACAACATTATGATGTCGGGCAAAAAATACTACTTTAAAGGTGACTACGCTGAAATAACGGATACCAGTACTCATAAAGCCATACAAGGTGGCAATATCTCACGAATTGAAGAAACCAGTATTTACGACTTTGCCCAAGAAATCGCCAAAGCTCCGTATTTTTACACTCTGCATACAGGCACCAATACAGCGTTTTCAGAGTCGCAATACAGCAGCAACTTTGTCAATCCAAGCACTGGCGACTTTAGCTTATTTACAGGCTCAGCTCAGAACTCAAATGGTGCGGCGATCAATGGCATTACCGGTGGCTCACCAGTTGAACGCGGCGCATGGGAAGGTGAAACTCAGTGGCAACGTGACAGAATATTTAGAGCCGGCGCGACAATTTCGGCAACGGATTTTCCGGTTTATTAG
- a CDS encoding GIY-YIG nuclease family protein, translated as MKDYYVYILLCNDGSYYTGMTSNMDARLWQHNNAYFPECYTASRLPLKLVYQTTFSDKYQAFDFEHRIKGWSRKKKQALISVDWNALSKVNN; from the coding sequence ATGAAAGACTACTATGTCTATATTTTACTTTGTAATGACGGCAGTTATTACACTGGAATGACCTCAAATATGGATGCTCGGTTGTGGCAACATAACAATGCATATTTCCCAGAATGCTATACCGCTAGCCGTCTCCCTCTTAAACTGGTTTATCAAACCACCTTTAGTGATAAATACCAAGCATTTGATTTTGAGCATCGCATAAAAGGTTGGAGTAGAAAGAAGAAACAAGCTCTTATTTCTGTAGATTGGAACGCTCTCTCAAAGGTGAACAATTAG
- a CDS encoding GIY-YIG nuclease family protein: MKDYIVYILLCNDGSYYTGMTSNMDARLWQHNNAYFPECYTASRLPLKLVYQTTFSDKYQAFDFEHRIKGWSRKKKQALISGDWNVISTLSKKRR, encoded by the coding sequence ATGAAAGACTACATTGTCTATATTTTACTTTGTAATGACGGCAGTTATTACACTGGAATGACCTCAAATATGGATGCTCGGTTGTGGCAACATAACAATGCATATTTCCCAGAATGTTATACAGCTAGCCGCCTCCCTCTTAAACTGGTTTATCAAACGACCTTTAGTGATAAATACCAAGCATTTGATTTTGAGCATCGCATAAAAGGTTGGAGTAGAAAGAAGAAACAAGCTCTTATTTCTGGAGACTGGAACGTTATATCGACTTTATCGAAGAAGCGCCGATAG